A region of Deltaproteobacteria bacterium DNA encodes the following proteins:
- the dut gene encoding dUTP diphosphatase, whose translation MNENTIAILPLHPRFDELALGPRRMSEHAAGYDIAAALDEPVTLAPGDRALIPCGFAMALPPDYEAQVRPRSGLAIKHGITLLNSPGTIDADYRGEVRVIVINHGSEPFVISGGERVAQIVIAKVNTLNVKTVNKLPESIRGGDGFGSTGR comes from the coding sequence ATGAACGAAAACACAATTGCAATATTGCCCTTGCACCCACGTTTTGATGAATTAGCTTTAGGGCCACGTCGTATGAGTGAGCATGCCGCTGGCTATGATATTGCTGCAGCTTTAGATGAGCCAGTAACTCTTGCTCCTGGTGATCGAGCTTTAATTCCATGTGGTTTTGCAATGGCACTACCCCCTGATTACGAAGCGCAAGTTAGGCCACGTAGCGGGTTAGCAATAAAACATGGCATTACTTTGTTAAACTCACCTGGCACTATCGATGCTGATTATCGTGGTGAGGTAAGAGTAATTGTTATCAATCATGGCAGTGAACCATTTGTAATTTCTGGCGGTGAACGTGTGGCTCAAATAGTCATAGCCAAGGTAAATACTCTTAATGTTAAGACAGTTAATAAATTGCCAGAAAGTATCCGTGGTGGTGATGGATTTGGTTCTACGGGGCGATAA